The region AAATTCGCTTGTTCTAGCTCTAATTCTAATGGTGATTCAGTATAGGGTAAAAAATCAAATTTAACCTTTGGAGAAGGAAGCCATTCAAAAAATACGCTACCGTTCCCTTTAATCACGGTTTTTTGTTGAGTAATTTCTAACTCGCCTTGATATAGCTGAATAGGTTGGTTGGACTGCTCATTTCGGTAAATTGGCATGAGGGCTGATGGGAATGATTCAAAAGACGAATCCATAGATTTCATTTTTATATTTAAGTTAAATGGTGATAAAATACTTTATGACATACTAATACTTGAAGTCACGATCCGGAAAATATACATAAAATTAAACAACAAAAAGGGCGGGCAAGATGCCCACCCCACAAGAGATTTTATTCACTCACGCAAGAGGCGGCGATTTGCGATTCTTGCCAGAGTTTGAACAAGAAGAACTCAGTTCGATCGCTCAAGGTGACCACGAACACGCCTTCATCTTTCTCCGTACCTGCCGAAACCCAATTGCCGCGCAAACCGATTTCGACATATTCTGCATCGCAAGCACAGACAGAGATGATTTCGGAGTCTTCGCGCTGCGCCTCGATTTCCAAACGATCGACTCCAGGTAAATCGGCAGGCAGCAGAAACGAAGCTGTGCTAGGTTCGACGCAAATATGCCAACCAGCTCGCAGCGACAGAATCACTCGTGCCGTGACCCAATCTTCAAGGAATTGAGCCAGACGCTCTAATTGAAAGCCATTTTCGGTGTAAGTGAGTTTCAGCATGGTGTTGTCGGGTTTCTCCCGCTATTCCAAGTTTTGTTGCTGTTGTTCGCGCCAGAACTGTTCAGCAAAAGTGACAACTGGGTGCATCGGTGCTTTCGGTTGGGTACGGAGTGGCATTCCAGCTTGTACCGGAGTGCGATCGCCCTTACGAGCATTACACCGATCGCAGGCAGTAACTACGTTATCCCAGGTGTGTTTTCCGCCTTTTGACCGGGGAATTACGTGATCCAAGGTCAGGTTTTTGGTGCTACCGCAGTATTGGCAGGTATAGTGGTCGCGCCGCAGAACTTCTCGCCGGTTCACCGGGGGAACCTTCCAGAGACGTTCGTTGCCGGCTAAGGTCAGACGGATTTGTTTTGGCACGTCGAACACCAAAGAAGGCGATCGCACTTGCCAAAAGTTATCTTCTATACGATCGAGCGGTTCCGCCTTACCTGTTACCAGCAAGACAATTGCTCGCTTAATATTGACTCGACTCATCGGCAGGTAGTTCTTTGAGAACACGACTACCGACTGCGTTAGTACATCTGTTGGATTACGCCTATGAGGTTGCGATGTTGTGGTCACGACTTCACTCCTTATACAAGAACCCCCGCTTCTGTTTGGTAGGAAGCGGGGGTTAGAAGGCTTTGGGTTCTTCTTGTTCTATATAGGTACAGCTATTCGTCTGTACCCCCCGCTTCGTTTGCTTGAATCTGCACCTGGATTAGGTTGATGATTGGCGATCGTATAATCGTCTTCTCTCTCTTTTATTTGTTCTCCTAATCCATAAATACTCCTAAACAGGCAATCCACGCCAATAGCCCCGCCCAAGCGCCTCATGGCGCTTGTCCCGCCGCCGAAGCGTAGGGTGAGGGGCATTAGAGTGGATAGGGACTGTTGGAGTTTCACTGTTGTAATTGTTGAAGGCTGTTATCTGAAAATCTTACTTTTTAAATACTACACTTGTATTATAGATTTGTCCACCCATTTAGGAGAAAAATCATGCACGCCTTAACTCGGACTGCAACCACTGATATGGACGTAACCAGCATACGCTTAGAGCGAGACTTAAAGGATAGACTCAAAGAACTGGCTGGCAACCAAGGCTATCAAGCCCTTATTCGAGAAATCCTGTGGAATTACGTCCAGCAGAAATCCGGTGCCTTTAAACCACAGTTTTCGAGGTCTGACATTCGGGCAAGCATTCCAGCGACAGCAGAACGGGAAGAACGTTGCGTCCTCACAGGTCAGTTTATCCGACCGCAAGAGCCTATGTTATTGGGACTCACGCGCCACGGAGAATTGGTTCCACTTAGCGTCGAAAGTTTGGCAGCCAGTTAAAGACAGACTTGTTGCCAGTATAACAATAGAGCGATCGCCACGAGGAGCGATCGACAGGTTTTCTAGTTTCTCTGGTTTCCAGGCAGAACCTGGGAACCAGAGAAACCTATGTAAATGAATCTCCGGCACGCTAGACGAACGATAAGGGTAAATTGAAGTCGTGAAATCAACTTTATACATAACGGCAAAAGTTTTGCCAGGAAACAGAATTGAAATTCAATCTCCCAGCCTTTCCGTTGGAGAAACTGTCGAAGTAGTTATTCTAGTTCCAGAAGCAAATCCTGATTCTGTTGAAGATGGAAATCTTTTCTTAGAACAACGTCTTGCTTTCTTAAAATTACCAATAGCCGAACGCAGAAGAATTCTCGAAAGTCAAGCCGAGAAAATCCTCGCTCACTATCAACAAGATTCTGATTAGAAAGAATTAATGTTTCTAGAGGCTCTGCTTCCTCAAAATATGTAAAAATAAAGAAACGAAACTTGCGATCGCAATTTGCAGGCGGTAACTACCATGCAGCTAATCAAACGAACAACCCTCCACTATCAGGAAGGAAGTTCCGATAAAGTGTACGAAGTCGATTTGTGCCAAGTTGGAGAAAACCGATATACGGTCAACTTTCGTTACGGACGCCGAGGTGCTAATCTCAAGGAAGGCGTCAAAACCGAACAAGCGGTGCCATTGGCCCAAGCACAGAAAATCTTCGACAAATTAGTTGCAGAAAAGGTTAACAAAGGCTATCGGGATGTCAGTATTGCGCCTGCAAGTGAAACTACTGCACCAAAAGCAGTTCGCCAGAAAAATCCAGATGCACGCAACCAGGCTATTTTAAACCGTTTAGCCGATCGAAATCCACACAAATGGCCTTTAGAAAGAGCAATCTGGCGTGCAGGCGAACTGAAAATCCCTGAAGCTACACCTTTACTTCTCCAACTTCTCGGTACTGGCGACCCCCTCAGAGATTATTGCATAGTTTGGGCTTTGGGTTGGTGCGGCAATGTGGAAGTTACACCAACCCTTCAACGAATTTATGAGGATATTAACAAACCTGACTTTGTTCGTCGCATCGCGTGGGAAGCTTTATTTAAATTTGCCGATGCAGCGACAAAAGCAAGAATGCGTGCTGAGAAAATAGCAGAATTGCCGTCTGAATTGCGCGAACTAGCTAAAAATGGCACGGCAGAAGAATTCGCAAATGTGTTGCGCGGGTATTTGGAATATCGTACTAACCAACAAGTTACCGCACTTTACAGCCAAGATTACCAGCGTTTTGTCGTACTCGATATTATCTACCAAATCGATAACGAGTATGTGCGTCCAGTTTTATTGGAAATTTTGCAGAATGTCAGATTTTTGCCTAACACCTTCCAGCGAATTCGCCACATCTTTAAGATGGCTGAATATCGCCACGATGCAGAAGTATTCGGAATCCTGACATATCGCTTTGAAAAAGAGAAGCCAAATTATCACAGCAATCGCTATTGGGTGAGACTTCCAGATGGAACTTACATAAGTAGTAACGCTAGTAGATACAATCCTCAAACAAGACAATATGAAAGTTTGGGAAATCAAATCGAAGCGGAACTGAAGCGTCCTAATTGCAGGATTGCTTACAATGACAAGACACAGGAATATTTGCGGCGGCGCACTTGGCAAACGCTTCGACAGTTGGGTGAAGAAGGCGATTCTAACTATGTTAAAATGGCTGTTAGTGTCTTGTTACAATATTCAAATGCAGATGCTCAACCAGCCAAGCAGACAGCTTTTTATCGATACGATCGCACTAATAACTGGACTCGCGTAGCTTCCCACAGCGATTGGGATGCCTACGCTGCCTATCTAACATTTAACCACATCCTCTATGAAAATAGTCCGCGCTACGAATTAAAGGAAAATTCAAAAGCGTGGCGCTGTCGAAATTCCTACAAACCGGGAAATCCAGAACCTGATGTCAGGGAAGAAGCTTTTCCGCAACTTTGGGAACAACAACCAGCAGAACTTTTGCATTTGCTTTTGTCAAGTAGCTGTCGTCCGGTGCATCATTTTGCAGTCAAAGCATTGGGTGCGTGTCCGCAGTTTTGCGCGGAAATAGATCTGGATACTGCTATTAAATTGCTGAACAAACTTTATGAAGTGACGGTAAGGTTTGGGTTTGAGATTGCGCGTAACTTATATAATTCTGCCGAACCTCAGCGCGAGTTGGTTACGGCTGTGGTAAATTGTATAGTTGGTGAAGTGCGTGCAGAGGCTTATCGCTGGATTGAAGAAGGACGCGATCGCTATCTTTCCGATATCAATTTTATCGCAGATTTAGTTACCAGCGACTACCCCGACACTCGCCAATTCGCACGCCGACTCCTGAGTTCTTCAGTCATTACGGAAAATGCAGCAAAACTGCTAATTGCGCGAATCATCACCGAAATCTTAGCCTTATCTCCCAAATCGGATATCAACCCAGTTTACCAAGACAACATCGGCGAAAAAGTAAAAGACATAGCCGAAACTTTACTAACTTGCTTCACTCCTCAGCTACGCACCTTGGGTATGTCAGTTATTCACGATTTGCTAGAACATCCGCAGGTAGAAATTCAAGAATTTGGCGCTCGCATTCTATTAAATCACGAAATCGCCGCCGCCGATTTGCCGCCGGGATTAATCGATTCTTTGATGAATTCTCCCTACGAATCTGTACGCGGAGTAGGTATCCGAATTTTCGGTCAACTTCCCGACCCCACCTTGCTGAGTCAATACTCGCTGCTGGTAACAATGCTAACTCACGAATTAGCAGATATACGCAATGCGATTCGTCCGGTAGTGCGACGACTTTCCGCAGATTACCCGGACTTCGCCGCGAGATTGGCAACAGCGACGATCGATATGTTAATGGGGTCGGAAGCAAAAGAGGAAATTCGGGTTGCGATCGTTCGCTTGCTGAAAGAAGACTTACCTGGATGGATGACTGGTGTTACCAAAGATACAGCCTTGAGATTGCTGAAAGCCAAATCTTCCGCGACTCAGGAATTAGCCGGTTATGTGCTGAGTGCAAATCGCGATAAATGGGCAAATGATTTTGAGACAATAGAGATAGTTAGACTGGCGGATAACGAAATATTGTCTGTGCGAGAAGCGGCGCGAGAAATGTTTTTGCACAATCTCAATCGCCTGCGCGGAAACGAACAGGAAATGTTATCCGCAGTGCGAATAGTCGAGTGCAAGTGGGAGGACTCGCGGGAATTTGGATTTAGACTATTCAATACATTCTTCACCGCCGATGATTTGACACCCAACGTTTTAGTTAGTCTTTGCGATAGTGTGCGCGAAGATGTCCGCACTTTTGGCAGAAATTTAGTCATTCGTTACTTCAATGAATCCTACGGACAAGAATATCTGCTGAAATTCAGCGAACATCCCACAACAGATATGCAGATGTTTGCCACCAATTATCTGGAAAACTACGCAGTTAACAATCCCGAACGATTGCAAGAGTTGACACCATACTTTATAACTGTACTGTCGCGTGTAAATAAAAGTCGCGTCGCCAAACAGCGCATCTTTGCCTTTTTGGATAAAGAAGCGCAAAAAACAGAGGAAGCAGCGCGAGTCGTCGCCGAAATACTCACCCGACAATCAGTAACAATGGCAATTGGCGATAAAGCGACAGCAATTCAAAGTATGGTGAAAATCAAAAAAACCTATCCCCATCTTGACTTACCGATTCAGGTAAAACCGATTTCGGAAATTAGAAGATAGAAAACCTCACCCCCCGACCCCCTCTCCGCTGCGGAGAGGGGGAGGAAGAGAGAGGTTGATGTTAGCGCGTAGCGATCGCACCCATGCCTAAAAAAATTAGAGAATTGAAAAACTTGTTACTAAAAGCAGGATTTACTTACCGTTCTGGAAAGGGCAGTCATACAAAATGGTATCATCCGCTTCTACCCATACCTATTACTCTATCAGGCAATGATAGCAATGATGCTAAACCGTACCAGGAAAAAGACGTAAACAATGCGCTTGAGAGAGTACAGCAAATTCAAGGACAACAGGAGGAAGAAGAATGAAATATCACTATACCATAATAATTCAATGGTCAGATGAAGATAAATGTTATATCGTCAGTCTTCCTGAATGGGGAGAATTCTGCCACACACACGGAGATACATACGAAGAAGCGCTGGAAAATGCCCAAGAAGTGCTAGAACTTCTAGTAGAATCGTCATTAGAAGACGGTAAACCTCTGCCAGAACCTCAAACATTTGGAAAGTTGCTTCAGATTGCTTAAAATATAGCAAACGCTAAGGTGTAATGAAAGTTCTTAATTCCACCAAACTCAAGATTTCTAGATTCTTCTTCCCCTAGTCCCGACGCCCTAGCTATAACGATCGAGGAATAACAAACTATGGAA is a window of Aerosakkonema funiforme FACHB-1375 DNA encoding:
- a CDS encoding alr0857 family protein, with the protein product MLKLTYTENGFQLERLAQFLEDWVTARVILSLRAGWHICVEPSTASFLLPADLPGVDRLEIEAQREDSEIISVCACDAEYVEIGLRGNWVSAGTEKDEGVFVVTLSDRTEFFLFKLWQESQIAASCVSE
- a CDS encoding HNH endonuclease codes for the protein MTTTSQPHRRNPTDVLTQSVVVFSKNYLPMSRVNIKRAIVLLVTGKAEPLDRIEDNFWQVRSPSLVFDVPKQIRLTLAGNERLWKVPPVNRREVLRRDHYTCQYCGSTKNLTLDHVIPRSKGGKHTWDNVVTACDRCNARKGDRTPVQAGMPLRTQPKAPMHPVVTFAEQFWREQQQQNLE
- a CDS encoding HEAT repeat domain-containing protein, with the translated sequence MQLIKRTTLHYQEGSSDKVYEVDLCQVGENRYTVNFRYGRRGANLKEGVKTEQAVPLAQAQKIFDKLVAEKVNKGYRDVSIAPASETTAPKAVRQKNPDARNQAILNRLADRNPHKWPLERAIWRAGELKIPEATPLLLQLLGTGDPLRDYCIVWALGWCGNVEVTPTLQRIYEDINKPDFVRRIAWEALFKFADAATKARMRAEKIAELPSELRELAKNGTAEEFANVLRGYLEYRTNQQVTALYSQDYQRFVVLDIIYQIDNEYVRPVLLEILQNVRFLPNTFQRIRHIFKMAEYRHDAEVFGILTYRFEKEKPNYHSNRYWVRLPDGTYISSNASRYNPQTRQYESLGNQIEAELKRPNCRIAYNDKTQEYLRRRTWQTLRQLGEEGDSNYVKMAVSVLLQYSNADAQPAKQTAFYRYDRTNNWTRVASHSDWDAYAAYLTFNHILYENSPRYELKENSKAWRCRNSYKPGNPEPDVREEAFPQLWEQQPAELLHLLLSSSCRPVHHFAVKALGACPQFCAEIDLDTAIKLLNKLYEVTVRFGFEIARNLYNSAEPQRELVTAVVNCIVGEVRAEAYRWIEEGRDRYLSDINFIADLVTSDYPDTRQFARRLLSSSVITENAAKLLIARIITEILALSPKSDINPVYQDNIGEKVKDIAETLLTCFTPQLRTLGMSVIHDLLEHPQVEIQEFGARILLNHEIAAADLPPGLIDSLMNSPYESVRGVGIRIFGQLPDPTLLSQYSLLVTMLTHELADIRNAIRPVVRRLSADYPDFAARLATATIDMLMGSEAKEEIRVAIVRLLKEDLPGWMTGVTKDTALRLLKAKSSATQELAGYVLSANRDKWANDFETIEIVRLADNEILSVREAAREMFLHNLNRLRGNEQEMLSAVRIVECKWEDSREFGFRLFNTFFTADDLTPNVLVSLCDSVREDVRTFGRNLVIRYFNESYGQEYLLKFSEHPTTDMQMFATNYLENYAVNNPERLQELTPYFITVLSRVNKSRVAKQRIFAFLDKEAQKTEEAARVVAEILTRQSVTMAIGDKATAIQSMVKIKKTYPHLDLPIQVKPISEIRR
- a CDS encoding type II toxin-antitoxin system HicA family toxin encodes the protein MPKKIRELKNLLLKAGFTYRSGKGSHTKWYHPLLPIPITLSGNDSNDAKPYQEKDVNNALERVQQIQGQQEEEE
- a CDS encoding type II toxin-antitoxin system HicB family antitoxin, translating into MKYHYTIIIQWSDEDKCYIVSLPEWGEFCHTHGDTYEEALENAQEVLELLVESSLEDGKPLPEPQTFGKLLQIA